The following nucleotide sequence is from Sphingomonas swuensis.
CCGACCAACGCGCTGGTCGACGTCGAGGCGGTCCGCGCCGCCCGCGATGCCGCCTTCGCCGGCGGCGACGTGCCGCCGATCGCGATCGACAACACCTTCCTCGGCCCGCTCTGGGCCAAGCCGCTGGCGCAGGGCGCGGACATCACCGTCTACAGCCTGACCAAATATGCCGGCGGGCACAGCGACCTCGTTGCTGGCGGCCTCGTCGGTTCGAAGAAGTTCCTCGATCCCATCCGGATGATGCGCAACACCATCGGCACCATCTGTGATCCGAACACCGCCTGGATGCTTCTGCGCAGCCTCGAGACGCTCGAGCTCCGGATGAGCCGGGCGGGCGAGAATGCGGCCAAGGTGTGCGAATTCCTCCGCACCCATCCCAAGGTCGAGAGCGTCGGCTATCTGGGCTTCCTTGAGGAAGGCAGCCGCCAGGCCGACATCTACAATCGCCACTGCACCGGCGCCGGCTCGACCTTCTCGCTCTATCTGAAGGGCGGCGAGAAGGAGGCCTTCGCCTTCCTCGACAACCTCACCATCGCCCACCTCGCGGTCAGCCTCGGCGGGACCGAGACGCTGGCGAGCGCGCCGGCGGCCATGACCCACCTCAGCGTTCCCGACGAGCGCAAGCAGGCGCTCGGAATCACCGACAACCTCGTCCGGATCAG
It contains:
- a CDS encoding cystathionine gamma-synthase family protein, with the protein product MENEAEMTGVPASRRPKKSPTAIGNHQLSPESLMMGYGFDPALSEGSLKPPIFLTSTFVFETAAHGKRFFEGITGKRPGGAEGLVYSRFNGPNQEILEARLKLWEEAEEALAFSSGMSAIATLLLTYARPGDVIVHSGPLYAATETLIAKILGQFGITWLDFPAGSTQEEIAAVIEAAKAKGRLSLIYLESPANPTNALVDVEAVRAARDAAFAGGDVPPIAIDNTFLGPLWAKPLAQGADITVYSLTKYAGGHSDLVAGGLVGSKKFLDPIRMMRNTIGTICDPNTAWMLLRSLETLELRMSRAGENAAKVCEFLRTHPKVESVGYLGFLEEGSRQADIYNRHCTGAGSTFSLYLKGGEKEAFAFLDNLTIAHLAVSLGGTETLASAPAAMTHLSVPDERKQALGITDNLVRISIGVENADDLIADFEHALQAV